From the Solibacillus sp. FSL R5-0449 genome, one window contains:
- the rplJ gene encoding 50S ribosomal protein L10, with protein sequence MSKAIETKKVQVQEIADKFSAAGSVVVVDYRGLTVAQVTELRKQLREAGVEFKVYKNTLTRRAAEAAGLEGINEFLTGPNAIAFSNEDVVAPAKIINEFAKKNEALEIKAGIIEGTLASVEDVKALAELPSREGLLSMLLSVLQAPVRNFALATKAVAEQKEEQGA encoded by the coding sequence ATGAGCAAAGCAATCGAAACTAAAAAAGTTCAAGTTCAAGAAATCGCTGATAAATTCTCTGCTGCTGGTTCTGTAGTAGTAGTAGATTACCGTGGTTTAACTGTAGCGCAAGTAACTGAATTACGTAAGCAATTACGTGAAGCAGGTGTTGAGTTCAAAGTTTACAAAAACACTTTAACTCGCCGTGCTGCTGAAGCTGCTGGTTTAGAAGGAATCAATGAATTTTTAACTGGTCCTAACGCTATCGCATTCTCTAACGAGGACGTAGTAGCTCCTGCTAAAATTATTAACGAGTTCGCTAAGAAAAACGAAGCGTTAGAAATTAAAGCTGGTATCATCGAAGGTACATTGGCATCAGTTGAAGACGTTAAAGCTCTTGCAGAACTTCCATCTCGCGAAGGTCTATTATCAATGCTTTTATCTGTACTTCAAGCTCCAGTGCGCAACTTCGCACTTGCAACAAAAGCTGTTGCAGAACAAAAAGAAGAGCAAGGCGCTTAA